The Salegentibacter mishustinae genome includes a window with the following:
- a CDS encoding acetyl-CoA hydrolase/transferase family protein — protein MKNPKILSAQQAVASVNSGNRIFIQGAAMTPIKLIDALCERYNELSDVEILQIHTEGNAKYTEEPYSKAFNINSCFVAGNVRSAVNSNKGAYIPIFLSEIHNLFRRNLLPLDVAFIQVSPPDKHGYCSLGTSVDITLPAIQTAKKVIAQINPKVPRTHGDGIIHISQIDAAIEVDEPIFATSIATPTQIEQAIGKHVASLIEDGATLQMGIGGIPNVVLNNLKNHKNLGIHTEMFSDGILPLVKSGVITGKNKEIKTGKLVTCFAIGSPELYDFIDDNPIVHFKEAAYTNDTAIIRRNPKVTAINSAIEIDLTGQVCADTIGKYQFSGVGGQMDFIRGAALSEGGKPIIAMPSITKNGVSKIVPFLKEGAGVTTTRAHVHYIATEYGVVNLYGKNLRQRAKELISIAHPDHREQLEKESYTQFR, from the coding sequence GTGAAAAATCCAAAAATATTATCCGCACAACAAGCCGTTGCTAGCGTAAATTCCGGTAATCGTATTTTTATTCAGGGTGCAGCAATGACCCCAATTAAATTAATTGATGCCTTATGTGAGCGATATAATGAGTTATCAGATGTAGAAATTCTTCAAATTCATACTGAAGGTAACGCCAAATATACGGAAGAACCTTATTCGAAAGCTTTTAACATAAACTCTTGCTTTGTTGCAGGCAATGTAAGAAGCGCAGTTAATTCTAATAAAGGAGCCTATATCCCAATTTTCTTAAGTGAAATTCATAATCTTTTCCGAAGAAATCTTCTTCCATTAGATGTTGCATTCATCCAGGTGTCACCACCAGATAAACACGGCTATTGCTCACTTGGAACATCGGTAGATATAACTTTACCCGCTATTCAAACGGCGAAAAAAGTAATTGCCCAAATAAACCCAAAAGTTCCAAGAACTCACGGAGATGGAATCATTCACATTAGCCAAATTGATGCAGCCATAGAAGTAGATGAACCTATTTTTGCTACCTCAATAGCCACTCCTACACAAATTGAACAGGCAATTGGAAAACACGTAGCCAGCTTAATTGAAGACGGCGCCACCTTGCAAATGGGCATTGGCGGAATCCCGAACGTGGTTTTAAACAATTTAAAAAACCATAAAAACCTGGGAATACATACCGAAATGTTTTCTGATGGCATTTTACCACTTGTTAAATCTGGAGTAATAACCGGGAAAAACAAAGAGATAAAAACCGGGAAACTGGTCACTTGTTTCGCTATAGGTTCGCCTGAATTATATGACTTTATAGATGACAATCCAATAGTCCATTTTAAAGAAGCTGCATATACAAATGATACCGCAATTATTCGGAGGAACCCTAAGGTGACCGCAATAAACTCGGCTATAGAAATAGATCTAACCGGCCAGGTTTGCGCCGACACCATTGGGAAATATCAATTCTCTGGAGTTGGCGGGCAAATGGATTTTATAAGAGGCGCAGCTCTTTCTGAAGGTGGCAAACCTATTATCGCTATGCCTTCCATCACCAAAAACGGGGTTTCAAAAATAGTTCCTTTTCTCAAAGAAGGCGCAGGTGTAACCACTACCAGGGCGCACGTGCATTATATAGCTACAGAATACGGCGTGGTAAATCTCTACGGAAAAAACCTTAGGCAAAGAGCCAAAGAACTTATTTCTATAGCGCATCCAGATCATAGGGAACAACTGGAAAAAGAATCGTACACCCAGTTTAGATAA
- a CDS encoding YceI family protein, whose product MKVLKSYQVILTGVFFMLLTAGSMVGQNFRMDNSSEIIVEGTSNIHDWEMKANSKKGGATITTEDGKLTGISSLQVTVPAESLDSGKGGMDKNAYKALNTSEYKNIEFKLDEVKKIEAQGSDSYKVNGLATLKISGVSKQVPVAFTVKLSGNKLQINGEQKINMTHYKVDPPTAMFGTITTGEDLTIKFKSTFSK is encoded by the coding sequence ATGAAAGTTTTAAAATCATACCAAGTAATACTTACAGGCGTATTTTTTATGTTGCTAACCGCGGGAAGCATGGTTGGCCAAAATTTTAGAATGGATAATTCCTCAGAAATTATTGTTGAAGGAACTTCTAATATCCACGATTGGGAAATGAAGGCAAATTCTAAAAAAGGAGGCGCCACAATCACTACCGAAGATGGTAAGCTTACAGGAATTTCCAGCCTACAGGTTACCGTTCCTGCTGAAAGTTTAGATAGCGGAAAAGGCGGAATGGACAAAAATGCCTATAAAGCGCTTAATACCAGCGAATATAAAAATATAGAATTTAAACTGGACGAAGTTAAAAAGATTGAAGCTCAGGGAAGCGACTCCTACAAAGTGAACGGTCTTGCAACTTTAAAAATTTCAGGGGTTTCTAAACAAGTTCCGGTAGCGTTTACAGTAAAACTTAGTGGAAATAAATTACAAATTAATGGTGAACAAAAAATCAATATGACTCATTACAAAGTAGACCCTCCTACTGCTATGTTTGGAACAATTACCACAGGAGAAGACCTAACTATTAAATTCAAATCAACATTTTCTAAATAA
- a CDS encoding YceI family protein translates to MKTYFLLFLTLFFTIPGIAQTDFETREITILPNSNLSISGTTNINDFECDFNPLYFKNESFKVHYIDKARSLIFKNSILTLENQNFDCGHRKINNDFHKLLKTEKYPEIFLKIKKIDLNREEEATVTLSFTIAGIENDYRFPIEITWENQVRFKGKLDLNIKDFNLQAPTKIFGLIVIDEEIEIDFNLNIQT, encoded by the coding sequence ATGAAAACTTACTTTCTATTATTCTTGACGCTGTTTTTTACCATTCCAGGGATAGCCCAAACTGATTTTGAAACCAGGGAAATTACAATTCTACCCAACAGTAATCTTAGTATTTCTGGGACTACCAATATCAATGACTTTGAATGTGACTTTAATCCGCTCTACTTCAAAAACGAAAGCTTTAAGGTTCATTATATTGATAAAGCACGTAGCCTCATATTTAAAAACAGTATTCTTACCCTTGAAAATCAAAATTTTGACTGCGGACATAGAAAAATCAATAATGATTTTCATAAGCTTCTTAAAACTGAAAAATACCCGGAGATTTTTTTAAAAATAAAAAAAATAGACCTAAACCGAGAGGAAGAGGCCACCGTAACGCTAAGTTTTACCATTGCGGGAATTGAAAACGATTACCGTTTTCCAATTGAAATAACCTGGGAGAACCAGGTTCGTTTTAAAGGAAAATTAGATCTAAACATCAAAGATTTTAATTTACAAGCACCTACCAAAATTTTTGGCCTAATTGTAATTGATGAAGAGATTGAGATCGATTTTAATCTGAATATTCAAACTTAG
- a CDS encoding glycoside hydrolase family 31 protein, which translates to MITNTELEQKGNAFPSNVISFRKDVDTLYFTTENDVALQITILRDGLLRFRYSTTGMFAKDFSYAITKYASIGYNQLDIEEKEDCYTITTSKIICEVSRKGLLIKIYDKADGSLINQDELGFHWEESYEFGGDIVKMSKVSHDGESYFGLGDKPGHLNLKGKRFENWVTDSYAYGKDTDPIYKTIPFYTGLHNKKAYGIFFDNTFRSYFDFAQERRFVTSFWAQGGEMNYYFIYGPKMTDVVEYYTDLTGKPDLPPLWALGFHQCKWSYYPESKVKAITSKFRELQIPCDAIYLDIDYMEGFRCFTWNKEYFPDPKRMVKELEEDGFKTVAIIDPGIKIDKKYWVYKEGLENDYFCKRADGPYIKGKVWPGECYFPDFTNPKVREWWSGLFKELIEEIGVKGIWNDMNEPAVMEVPNKTFPHDVRHDYDGNPCSHRKAHNIYGMQMARATYHGVKKFSHPKRPFVITRAAYSGTQRYTSTWTGDNIANWEHLWIANVQVQRLAMSGFSFAGSDIGGFAEQPHGELYARWIQLATFHPFFRVHSSGDHGDQEPWTFDEDITDIVRKFIELRYQLLPYLYTAFWDYTERGVPLIKSLVMFDQEDVNTHYRIDEFIFGDSILACPVQEPNAKGRRMYIPRGEWYNYWTDEVVKGGKETWVDADIDSMPVFIKEGAIIPKYPVQQYVGERKIEEITLDIYYKKGKEDSQFFEDAQDGYDYTKGRFCLRSFKLTGRKNQLVIQQHKEGSYESDCKIFKLQIHGLPFEVKNIQLDNETKSLEQLHSNGCLTLMIDENFSILDLNGENEE; encoded by the coding sequence ATGATCACTAATACCGAATTAGAACAAAAAGGAAATGCATTTCCATCTAATGTAATTTCTTTCCGCAAAGATGTGGATACGCTTTATTTTACCACAGAAAACGATGTGGCTTTGCAAATTACAATTCTTAGAGATGGGTTGCTTCGATTTAGGTATTCTACAACCGGAATGTTTGCTAAGGACTTTTCTTATGCAATCACCAAATATGCGAGTATTGGTTATAACCAGCTAGATATTGAAGAAAAAGAAGATTGTTATACTATTACCACTTCGAAAATTATATGCGAGGTTTCCAGGAAAGGTTTACTCATTAAGATCTATGATAAGGCAGATGGAAGCCTTATAAACCAGGATGAACTGGGGTTTCATTGGGAAGAAAGTTATGAATTTGGAGGCGATATCGTAAAAATGAGCAAGGTCTCGCACGATGGAGAGAGCTATTTTGGTCTTGGTGATAAACCGGGGCATTTAAATTTAAAAGGAAAACGCTTCGAAAACTGGGTTACCGACTCTTATGCTTACGGAAAAGATACCGATCCTATTTATAAAACTATTCCGTTTTACACCGGGCTTCACAACAAAAAAGCCTACGGAATTTTCTTTGATAACACCTTTAGATCATATTTTGATTTTGCCCAGGAAAGAAGATTTGTAACCAGCTTTTGGGCACAGGGTGGCGAGATGAACTATTATTTTATCTACGGTCCTAAAATGACCGATGTAGTAGAATACTATACCGATCTTACCGGAAAACCAGATTTACCGCCACTTTGGGCCTTAGGATTTCACCAATGTAAATGGAGTTACTATCCTGAAAGTAAGGTAAAGGCAATCACTTCTAAATTCAGAGAATTACAAATTCCTTGTGATGCTATTTATTTGGATATTGATTATATGGAAGGTTTTCGCTGTTTTACCTGGAACAAAGAGTATTTCCCAGATCCAAAACGAATGGTGAAAGAACTTGAAGAAGATGGTTTTAAAACCGTAGCGATCATAGATCCGGGGATTAAAATTGATAAAAAATACTGGGTATACAAAGAAGGCCTGGAAAACGATTATTTCTGTAAGCGTGCCGATGGCCCTTATATTAAAGGGAAAGTTTGGCCGGGAGAATGTTATTTCCCAGATTTCACCAATCCTAAAGTAAGAGAATGGTGGTCTGGATTATTCAAAGAATTAATTGAAGAGATTGGCGTTAAGGGTATCTGGAACGATATGAACGAGCCTGCAGTGATGGAAGTACCAAATAAAACCTTTCCACACGATGTAAGACACGATTACGACGGCAATCCCTGCAGCCATAGAAAAGCTCATAATATCTACGGGATGCAAATGGCTCGTGCAACTTACCACGGCGTTAAAAAATTCTCGCATCCTAAACGCCCGTTTGTAATTACCAGGGCTGCTTATTCAGGAACTCAACGCTATACCTCTACCTGGACTGGAGATAACATTGCGAATTGGGAGCATTTGTGGATCGCTAATGTACAGGTACAGCGTCTCGCTATGTCTGGTTTTTCCTTTGCCGGAAGCGACATAGGCGGCTTTGCTGAACAACCACACGGCGAACTCTACGCAAGATGGATTCAGCTAGCAACTTTTCACCCATTCTTTAGAGTGCACTCTTCGGGAGATCACGGTGACCAGGAACCCTGGACTTTTGATGAAGATATCACCGATATAGTGCGTAAATTTATTGAATTGCGCTACCAGCTATTGCCTTATTTATACACTGCTTTCTGGGATTACACCGAAAGAGGTGTGCCTTTAATAAAATCTCTGGTGATGTTTGACCAGGAAGACGTGAACACCCATTACCGAATAGACGAATTTATTTTTGGAGATAGTATACTCGCCTGCCCTGTTCAAGAGCCTAATGCAAAAGGTAGACGTATGTATATTCCAAGAGGTGAATGGTATAATTACTGGACCGACGAAGTAGTTAAAGGCGGAAAAGAAACTTGGGTAGATGCCGATATAGACAGTATGCCTGTATTTATAAAAGAAGGTGCTATTATCCCAAAATATCCCGTTCAACAATACGTGGGAGAAAGAAAAATAGAGGAGATCACCTTAGACATTTATTACAAAAAAGGGAAAGAAGATTCCCAGTTTTTCGAAGATGCGCAAGATGGTTACGACTATACCAAAGGGCGTTTTTGCTTGAGAAGCTTTAAACTTACCGGAAGAAAAAATCAGCTGGTTATTCAGCAGCATAAAGAAGGTTCTTATGAATCTGATTGCAAGATATTCAAGTTACAGATACACGGATTGCCGTTTGAAGTGAAAAATATTCAATTGGACAATGAAACCAAATCTTTGGAACAGCTGCATAGTAACGGATGTCTTACGCTAATGATAGATGAAAACTTTTCAATTTTAGATTTAAATGGAGAAAACGAGGAATAA
- a CDS encoding ketopantoate reductase family protein, producing the protein MKILIFGIGGVGGYFGGKLAQTGSNVTMIARRKHLEAINKNGLEVESINGNFKVKPNLVTDELAKVPTPDLVILGVKSWQIQEVANKLKPIISTETMVLPLQNGANNVEKLLEILPKQNVLAGLCHIVSFLEKPGKIKHVSFEPRITFGEIDNSTSERIERLKTVFEKAGITNFNPENIQLEIWKKFLFIATISGLGGLTRVSIDKIRESEYLYDLLLKTAQEIKLVANAKGIPLAEGHLEKAFEIIQNQPAGTTASTQRDIMAGRPSELENFNGFIVKEAEKLGIATPVNKMIYECLLPMEKKARNS; encoded by the coding sequence ATGAAAATACTAATCTTCGGAATTGGTGGCGTAGGCGGCTATTTTGGCGGAAAACTTGCCCAGACAGGTTCCAATGTAACAATGATTGCCCGCAGAAAACACCTGGAGGCGATCAACAAAAACGGACTTGAAGTTGAAAGCATCAATGGGAATTTTAAAGTGAAACCAAACCTTGTTACCGATGAATTAGCTAAAGTTCCTACTCCAGATTTGGTGATTTTAGGGGTGAAATCCTGGCAAATCCAGGAAGTAGCAAATAAATTGAAGCCAATAATTTCTACCGAAACAATGGTTTTGCCTCTACAAAACGGGGCCAATAACGTAGAAAAACTGCTGGAAATTCTGCCGAAGCAAAATGTTTTGGCCGGGCTTTGCCATATTGTAAGTTTTCTAGAAAAACCCGGGAAGATAAAACACGTTTCTTTTGAACCGAGAATCACTTTCGGCGAAATTGATAATTCTACTTCAGAAAGAATTGAGCGTTTAAAGACAGTTTTTGAAAAAGCCGGGATCACTAATTTTAATCCTGAAAATATTCAGCTGGAGATTTGGAAAAAGTTTCTGTTTATCGCCACTATCAGTGGCCTTGGCGGATTAACCAGGGTTTCTATAGATAAAATTAGGGAAAGCGAATATTTATATGATCTACTGCTAAAAACCGCTCAGGAAATTAAATTGGTAGCCAATGCTAAGGGAATTCCGCTAGCCGAGGGACATCTGGAAAAAGCCTTTGAAATTATTCAAAATCAACCGGCGGGAACTACGGCTTCTACACAAAGAGATATTATGGCGGGACGGCCTTCAGAATTAGAAAACTTCAACGGCTTTATCGTAAAAGAAGCCGAAAAATTAGGCATCGCAACACCCGTAAATAAAATGATCTACGAGTGTTTACTGCCTATGGAAAAGAAGGCGAGGAATTCTTAA
- a CDS encoding cell division protein FtsX, giving the protein MSTSFEKYQKRRLVSSYFSVVISIALVLFLLGMLGLLVLNTKKVADHFKEQIALTVYLKDNAKEVEIEQLKKSLAMADYTKSTTYVSKEEAAEAHSKEIGEDFMEFLGYNPLQNSIDVYMNADFVSGEQVDEIAADLTSKNFVDEVVYDKPLIALLNENVKKISFWILIASGVFTFIAVLLINSSIRLSVYSKRFIIKTMQMVGATKGFIRRPFIWQSVKLGIIGAIIALIGMAGALYYLNNSFPQLALTSDVKLLAGLFIGIFLLGIFITWLSTFFATSRFLNLKTDELYY; this is encoded by the coding sequence ATGAGCACATCCTTTGAAAAATACCAGAAACGCCGCCTGGTATCTTCTTATTTTTCGGTAGTAATTAGTATTGCTTTAGTACTTTTTTTATTGGGAATGTTGGGATTGCTGGTTCTAAACACCAAAAAAGTAGCCGATCACTTTAAAGAACAAATTGCGCTTACGGTATATTTAAAAGATAACGCCAAAGAAGTTGAAATAGAACAACTCAAGAAAAGCCTGGCGATGGCAGATTATACCAAATCTACCACCTATGTTTCTAAAGAAGAAGCAGCCGAGGCGCATAGCAAGGAAATAGGCGAGGATTTTATGGAGTTTTTGGGTTATAATCCTTTACAGAACTCTATAGATGTTTATATGAATGCCGATTTTGTCTCTGGCGAGCAGGTAGATGAAATTGCAGCCGATCTCACTTCTAAAAACTTTGTAGATGAAGTGGTTTACGATAAACCACTTATTGCCCTTTTAAATGAAAACGTAAAGAAAATTAGTTTTTGGATACTTATTGCCAGTGGAGTTTTCACATTTATTGCGGTATTGCTTATCAACAGCTCTATTAGGCTTTCGGTTTATTCTAAACGATTTATTATAAAAACCATGCAAATGGTAGGTGCCACCAAAGGTTTTATTCGCAGGCCATTTATCTGGCAAAGTGTAAAGCTGGGAATTATTGGTGCCATAATAGCACTTATTGGAATGGCCGGTGCATTGTATTACCTTAACAATAGTTTTCCTCAGCTCGCCCTAACTTCAGATGTAAAACTACTTGCGGGCCTTTTTATAGGAATTTTTCTGTTGGGCATATTCATTACCTGGTTAAGTACATTTTTCGCCACTTCGAGATTTCTAAACCTAAAAACCGACGAGCTTTATTACTAA